One window from the genome of Calliopsis andreniformis isolate RMS-2024a chromosome 12, iyCalAndr_principal, whole genome shotgun sequence encodes:
- the Hira gene encoding histone cell cycle regulator-like protein has product MKLVKPNWVTHDGYSIFSVDIHPDGKRFATGGQGGDSGRVVIWNMEPVVNEIAELDENIPKMLCQLDNHLACVNCVRWSNNGLLASGGVDKLIMIWRLSGSGGSSIFGGKSSVETWRCIATLRSHEADVLDLAWAPHSPWLASASVDNSVIVWDASKFPAIVAVLKGHTGFVKGITWDPVGKYLASQSDDKTLRVWRTTDWTEAALISEPFDECGGTTHVLRLSWSPDGQYLVSAHAMNGGGPTAQIIERDGWTQDKDFVGHRKAVTCVRFNGNILQKKQPGSSKPQQYCCVAIGSRDRSLSVWLTSLKRPLVVIHELFTHSVLDASWSPCGLRLAACSWDGSVVLIEFTQQELGQPLDPAEQSSLHERLYGKPLVQGGCNVMEAPELLNLKTSAPPTQTTQAPISTSSVQPPTTTSTTPAKGPINKQIETRTSDGKRRITPMFIPPPSDTIDSSSARLGTPTFTSQAKSSIVIEKRNDVVAPNVTSSVNSANINTPMSTLTLKRREQTTAKQHHTSPNKKPKITSERNTNQIILPPLKPSSSLSQQAGHYAVTVTNSQGLAHLQVFKGTDSEPTWDLYLGYSAVALAASPAVIAVGLEDGTLHTFHPAKGCRPAPPLAPPAPLAKVHAVGNAVMVISCCGAVRVWEIGYSCRMIVSTSAAHLAVPGTSLLSCTLYNGMPHLAFTNARAYIYHKEMGTWLLIGDSQDPIWRWASFNASTTSGSRTPRGPLSSLQEGLLRMAGNTLPNPRLPHSAPSIVSYLEQQLLASKALGSAQEYVHWLIALVSFLLTQDGLEKRLRLILDELLGPSHTSASKSIWDPVILGIKKHKLLEDVLSVVGGHLRWQRLYLEYTEQLTTLKNQSN; this is encoded by the exons ATGAAGCTGGTGAAGCCGAATTGGGTTACTCATGATG GGTACTCAATATTTTCTGTCGATATTCATCCAGATGGAAAAAGATTTGCTACTGGTGGACAAG GTGGAGATTCTGGAAGAGTTGTGATATGGAATATGGAACCTGTAGTTAATGAAATTGCAGAATTGGATGAAAATATTCCAAAAATGTTGTGTCAATTAGATAATCATCTTG CATGTGTTAATTGTGTTAGATGGAGTAACAATGGATTATtagcatctggtggagtagacaAACTAATTATGATTTGGAGACTATCTGGATCAGGCGGTAGTTCCATATTTGGTGGAAAATCTAGTGTTGAAACATGGCGTTGTATAGCTACATTACGCTCACACGAAGCTGATGTACTTGACCTTGCATGGGCTCCGCATAGTCCATGGTTAGCCTCTGCATCAGTGGACAATAGTGTAATTGTGTGGGATGCTTCCAAGTTCCCAGCCATTGTAGCTGTATTGAAAGGACACACAGGGTTTGTAAAAGGAATTACATGGGACCCAGTAGGAAAATATTTAGCCTCTCAATCTGATGATAAAACATTGAGAGTATGGCGCACTACAGACTGGACAGAAGCAGCATTAATATCAGAACCATTTGATGAATGTGGAGGTACAACTCATGTCTTAAGACTTTCTTGGAGTCCAGATGGTCAATACCTAGTATCAGCTCACGCAATGAATGGTGGAGGTCCAACAGCACAAATAATTGAAAGGGACGGATGGACCCAAGATAAGGATTTTGTTGggcatagaaaagctgttacatgtgTG AGATTTAATGGTAACATTTTACAAAAGAAACAACCAGGTTCTTCCAAGCCACAACAGTACTGCTGTGTTGCGATAGGATCTCGTGACCGTTCTCTCTCTGTATGGTTGACGTCATTAAAAAGACCTTTGGTAGTAATACATGAACTATTTACGCATTCAGTCTTAGACGCTAGCTGGTCACCATGTGGTTTGAGACTAGCAGCTTGCTCTTGGGAtggatctgttgtacttattgaaTTCACGCAACAAGAATTAGGCCAACCTTTAGATCCAGCTGAACAA AGTAGTCTTCATGAACGTTTATATGGTAAACCTCTAGTTCAAGGAGGTTGTAATGTGATGGAAGCACCTGAACTGCTTAACTTGAAAACTTCAGCACCCCCAACTCAAACAACTCAAGCACCAATAAGTACAAGCTCAGTACAACCACCTACTACCACTTCAACTACCCCTGCTAAAGGACCTATTAATAAACAAATCGAAACAAGAACATCGGATGGTAAAAGACGAATAACTCCAATGTTTATACCACCACCATCAGATACAAT CGATTCATCAAGTGCCAGATTAGGAACGCCAACATTCACGAGTCAAGCTAAAAGTTCAATTGTTATAGAAAAACGAAACGATGTTGTGGCTCCAAACGTCACTTCCTCTGTTAATTCAGCTAATATAAATACTCCAATGTCTACGCTTACTTTGAAACGCCGTGAACAAACTACAGCGAAACAACATCATACTTCGCCTAATAAGAAACCAAAAATTACATCTGAAAGAAACACGAATCAAATTATACTTCCCCCTTTAAAACCATCCAGTTCTTTATCACAACAAGCTGGTCATTATGCAGTGACCGTAACTAATAGTCAAGGTTTAGCTCATCTACAAGTATTCAAGGGCACGGATTCAGAACCAACTTGGGATTTGTATTTGGGATACAGTGCTGTAGCTTTAGCAGCGTCGCCTGCGGTTATAGCAGTCGGCCTAGAAGACGGAACCCTTCATACGTTTCATCCCGCAAAGGGATGTCGACCAGCACCTCCTTTAGCACCACCTGCTCCGCTTGCTAAAGTTCATGCAGTTGGAAATGCG gtaatggttatttcatgCTGCGGAGCTGTACGTGTATGGGAAATAGGGTATTCCTGCAGAATGATAGTTTCTACTTCTGCAGCACATCTAGCAGTACCTGGCACCTCTTTATTGTCATGCACTTTGTACAATGGAATGCCACATTTGGCTTTCACCAATGCTAGGGCGTATATATACCATAAAGAAATGG GTACTTGGTTGCTAATTGGTGATAGCCAAGACCCTATATGGCGCTGGGCGTCATTTAATGCATCGACTACATCTGGAAGTAGAACTCCAAGAGGTCCACTTTCTTCTCTACAAGAAGGATTACTTAGAATGGCTGGGAATACTTTAcctaatcctagattgccccacAGTGCTCCAAGTATAGTGTCTTATTTGGAGCAACAGTTACTTGCTTCCAAAGCTCTTGGAAGTGCTCAAGAATACGTACATTGGCTTATAGCCTTAGTATCATTTCTGTTGACTCAAG ACGGATTGGAGAAACGCCTAAGATTAATCTTAGATGAACTTTTGGGTCCAAGTCACACATCCGCCTCTAAAAGTATATGGGATCCTGTAATACTG GGAATTAAAAAGCATAAACTTTTGGAAGATGTATTATCTGTTGTTGGTGGACACCTACGTTGGCAAAGACTGTATCTTGAATATACAGAACAATTAACAACACTAAAAAATCAAAGTAATTAG